In the genome of Cervus elaphus chromosome 5, mCerEla1.1, whole genome shotgun sequence, the window TTCTGTCGGTTGCGGGCACTCGGCCCATCGGGCGGGTCAGGCACACCGCAGCGGGGAGGTCTGGGGTGGCCAGCCAGCGGGAGGGCCTCCTGGGCGGCCAGGGCGGGGGCATCGCTGTCGGGAGGGGCCTCCAGCCACGGCTCTGGTCCTCTGCTCACGGGGTGGCGGCGGGGGGCGTCCTGAGCGGGAGACAGGCCCCGGGTCAGTGGTGTGGACGTCAGCGCACCCTCACTCCAGCGGAGGCCATCGGGGAGCACGGCGGTCTGGTGCGGGCTGCCTGGCGTCCAGACGCTGATCCCAAGgcctcctgccccctcctggAGGGCCCCAGGTGCCCAGGGTCACTTACTCGCGCCGTTTGGGccagggaggggtgggtggggctgcAGGCCCCCCTGCCCTCTTCACACAGCCCCGAAGGGACCCCCCAGCAGATGCCTCTccccttctgtttcttcctgggcacccccagcccccaggtctGTCCTATCCAGCTCCGTGAGCTGGCCCCTGCCCAGGACATCCACTGCGGCCACCCACCAGCATGGGGGGGCTGCCGCCCTGCCCCGCCTGCATCTGCCCACCTGACAAGTAGGGGGGATCCCTCCCTCCAGCGTGGATCTGGGGGTGAACCGACCAGGCCGCGCTCAGCACAGGGCCGGCGCCACTTAGGGCACCGGGAACTGATCGCTGGGGCGcacttgttttttttaagtaacgATCTTTAAAACTTTTATCGTTCAGTTATTTATGTGTTTGGCCGTGGTTGGGTTCTTTCCCGCTGCTGCTGGCGGGGGCACGGCCTCTGTGTGTCCTCTCCACATGGGTGGGGGCGCTGGCAGTTCCCAGacgcccagcccccaccctgccaGGGCCCCTGGACCACGCTCGCCCAGTGGAGGGGCGATTCTGACCTGGCGCGCCCACCCTCCCCACATCCCAGCCTGAAGGTCGTGGTTCCCCTGCCTGGAAAaagtggaagctcagagaggtaggGAGAGCCCGCGGGATCAGCCCGCAAGGACACAGCGGAGCCAAGCGGGGGCCGTGGCACCCTGGGCCGCAGGTGAGGGCCCGGTGTGGGTCACAGCAGAGTTGGGGGAGCCTCAGCGCCATCCGGCCCGGCCTGTCTGCTCCACGCCGCTGTGGCCTTCCCGAGCCATATTTGGGGCAGGAGCCGGGCCGCTGGGGCCCCACCCTCAGCCTCAGCCTCTGGCAACGCTCCCAGGCCCTGGGCACCCCAGAGCTCCGACAAGCATCCCAGCCCCCGCCAGCTGCCGATgccagagccaccaggaaggagCAGCAGGCAGGGCAGGAGGCTCTCTGCGCTCCCAGCACACCCCGACCTCAGCTCTGCTCTGTCCTTCAGGCTGGGgtcccccttccccaggggaggGACTGGCCCCACCAGGGCGACcgaagaggaggaaggggaaatgaCCAAGTACCTGCTGTCGTCCAGACGCTTTAGGGGCAGGGTTCACTggaccctccacccccacccccggcgtCAGGCAGGAGGACACACGTCCAGGTCTCACACTGGGGAGGTGGGCCCCGGGCCCGCCCCTGCTCCTCCCCACACCAGCTCCGTGACCTCCAGGAGGAACAGAAATCCTTTCCTCAACCGTGACAGGGGTCCCAGGACCCTCCCCAGAAAAGCCAGGGCTGTGTTGTTCCCCCGGAGCCCCAGagagcccagagcccagcctGCCATCGAGGGAAAATCTCCCCTCTCTTCTGCTTCCCCAGGGAGGCCTAAGCAGCAAGCCTCAGGGGGGCGGTGGGTGATAGGCACGCCCACCgtgccttcctctcctgcccccatGAGGCGCTAGGTACAGGCCCAGACCCCTGCATCCTGGCACCCTCAGTGCAGTGGCAAGATCCCTGGCCTGAGATTCAGAAGGCCCAGTTCCACGCCATGGAGACCCTGGGCAACTCACAGCCCTCTCTCAGCCTCCACTCTCCTATCTGTCCAGTGGGAATGGGGCTGCGGCGAAGGGTAACCGACCTCTCTCTGTAACGCCCTCTGGGGCAGCAGGCACGGAGGGAGTTCCCTCCCTGGGCTGGCTTCTCCCCCTCTGGGACGCTGCTCTGCCAAagtcctgccctcccccacctggcggtcagcccccacctccccaccaggCCTCCAGACTTGACATCAGAACGCAGGAGTGGCAGCTGGAAGGAAGCTCTCAGGGCCAGAAAGGAAGAGTGACTTGCGCCGGGTCCACCTGTGAGCCGGGCCTCTGGTTCCCTGCCCACGTCATGGTCACCACTCCTGGAGGCTCTACGATCAGGGCCCCAGGGCAGCGAGGTCCTTTGCTGGAGCCCACCACCCACAGggtcttggcctcagtttccccactgctGGGACAGGACGCATGCCCCTGCCCCGCCACCCTCGCACACTCTGTCTCCCCCACGTCCTTTCTGTCCTGGGGCTGGTGTCTCTCCCTAGCTGCGAGGCCTGATCGCTCACCTGGGTGCGCCagtcccacccccccaccccgcccagggCTGCCGGGAGGCAGTGAGGTGGGGGTGAGCACACACCACGCCTGCCTCAACCACAGCCCTGGGGGATTAGGGAGCAGGCATCGCCCCAACTCCCAGGGGAAGAGACAGGGCCCAGAGAGGTCCAGGTCttggcccagggtcacacagccagggagCCCAGAGCTGGACCTAGACCTGGGGATCAGGCCTCCCCACCCAtggcccccccaacccccaagctGTGGCTCATCTCCAAAACCCACATTCCTGAGACGACTGCTCGTCCTCCCTGCAGGCCTGCCTGCTCGTTGGCCAGCGtctccctgggcctgccctggGCGGAGGTGCCCAGCCCGCTCACCCCACCTCTCCCCGACGGGCACCACACCACAGCCTCACACATCCTCGAGGAATCACTTGGGCAGGGGTCAACCTGCAATCGGGAAAATGGGAGGCAGCCAGCAGTTGGGAGTGAGGAGGCCCCCAGACTGGGAAGCGCTGGGCACGGCTGGGCTGGGCGTGCCCTCTCCAGCCTGCCTGCCGTTGGCCCAGGTCCCCATAGCCAACCCCTCTGCGGTGGGCAGGAGGCGACCCCAAGGGGAGGACACTGCAGgctgggaggaaggcagggagcaTCCGCACACCATCCCGGgcctctctgaggctcagagaggtcaagtgaccCCCCCCGAGTCACACCACTTGCTCCTGGGCAGGCAGGTCCatctcaccccccccccccccaaccaccaCCTCCCTTGCTGGCTCCAGAAGGGAAGGCGGGGTCCCCCACAGCGGGCGGGCGGCAGGGCTTTCATCAACCCTGAAAGCTGTGAGCTGGTAGGATAAATATTTACAGAGCCTTCCTGGCCCTGCCAACAGCCGTCCAGGGATAAGCACGTCCTAGGTGACCCCGAGTGCCCCCTGCATATCTGCGGGGTGACAGACAACAGCCCGGCTCAGACCCCGCCTGACCCCGCACAAGCGGCACAGTGGCAGCTCCAGGTGATGGAACGTGATCCTGTGCCCAGCTCTCCTGGCCTCCCTGCAGACGCTCTCTGGCCCGGCAGTGGGCACTGTCGCCTCCCACCCGCCCACTGGACAAGGCTGGGGGTGAGGGCTACCGAGGCGCCGGAGGGCTCACCTAGGGCCATGTGGTTCAAAAGCCCAGATCCCTCCGGTTCCTAAACCCGCGGATTCAGCAGCTCCCCAGGGTGACCCCTAGACTCTGCCCCCAGGCCTAGGGGGccgggcagggctggggaggaggcagggcccCTGGCCCGAGGTACCCACCACCCCTTCCATCCCCAGCGCTGCCAGGGGGCAAGACTGGCCAGGGCAGAGCTGGCGTGGCTGGACAGAGGGGCCCAGGCTGGCCATACCTCCCTCGTCCGGAGCTGTCCCCTGAGAGTCTGCCtgcacccccgcccccatccccgcTAACaaccccatccctgccccccatccctgCCCGGTCAGGCTGGAAGCTCAGCGGCACGCCGGAGCGGGCCAGGCACCCAGGGAGCTATGTGCCTGCAGTAGCCCAGGCTGTGAGTGGTCCCCCGAAGCCCCAGCTGTTGGGGAGGGCGCAGCCTTCAGGGCACACGCAGGCTGGCACACACAGGGGTGTCCCCCTGCCACCCGCCCCGCTGGGGCACGCCGGAGCTCTCACGCTCAGGCTGCCTCCCGGCTCCACGGCCTCCCGATCCCGCCACTCACAGGTCCCAGGCGGTGGCATCTGTCTCTGCCAGGCTCAGACCCCTCGCGCCCTCCTGCCTGGAGGCGTGCTCACCGAGGCCACACACCTGGCAGCTGACGCCAGCTGGAGACCCACGGGTCTTTGTCCCTATGGTGTGTCGGGAGCCCTAGAGCCACTCCCGCTGTCCCTCccctgcaacacacacacacccccaggatcgcggccggggtggggggcggggaggcgcgCAGGGGGCAGGTCCCAGAGCTGGGCGGGTGGTGGCGGCGTGCGTCTAGTGTCCCGCTCACCAGCCAGTCCAAGCAATCCCGGCGCCGGCTCCACTTGCATACCTCCGGGGACGGGAAGCTCACTATCCATCACGCCCCCGGGGCACCCAGACAGCGTTTCAGGGTAACGGGCCACTCCCGGACGCCCCCGTGGGTCCAGCTCTGCCGGCCGGCGCCCCTCGGCgtggagggcggggcggggccgggggctgcCGGGCGGCGGGCGGTGGACACTCACCGGCGGCCGCGGGGCCCGGgccagcagcagcggcagcggcaggagcagcagcagcagcagcgggagCAGGAGGGCGCGCGGGGCCGCGCCGCGGAGCCCGGCGGCCCGAGCCATCCGCCCCGGGGCTGCAGGGCCTGCTGGGCCGCCGCCGGCCGCCGCCCCTTATAgcctccgccccgcccccgccccggccccgcccccgcttTTGTTCTGCACTCGCCCCGCGCCGGCGGCCAGGGAGTGGGGGTGGCCCGGCCCGCAGATCCGGTCCTTCCCGCGGCGTGCCGGGCTGCGGTCTCGGAGGCCCGGAGGGactggaggggggcggggggcggtgttGGCGGGTGACCCtggccggggagggggggggtgCCGTTGctccgggcctcagtttccccagcgcGATGGGCCGTCTGAGAGGAGTCGAGTTTCCCTGCTTGCCCCCGCCTCCTGACAGGCCCAACTTGGGAAGGTGCATCCCGAGCAGGGACATCCAGCTGTGTCCCGGGGGACCCTGAGCCACGGGAGGCGGCTGGCCAGGACGTCAGCTTGGCAGAATCCGCCAGttcacagaggaggagactgaggccccaGGAGGGAGGAGCCAGATGAGGCTTCTTCCAAACCACCGGGCAGGATGAGGGGTCAGGAGGCCTTCTTCGCAGGTCAGCTGTTGGAAGGAGGTGGTCAGAAGGCAGTGTCTGTGCGGGGCGCTGGGGACCCCACGCCGCCCCTTGGCCTGACGAGCAGGCTCCTCAGAGGCCCTCAGGGCCAGCCTCCTGAGGCGAGGACGTGTCTGTGAGAGTCAGAGGGAGGGGTCGTGACCACACTGGGAAAGGGTCATACAGCCCTTGCGGTGACCCCGAGCGCAGGCAGTCTGCTTGACCCCCGGGGAGCCGGGACACGGTGACACCCGTCCCGGCGGGCCGGCCCCTGAGCCGCCGCAGGGTGAGGCTGTGCCTGAAAAGGGAGGAGACGGGCAGCGAGGGGAGGGCCACCGCGGACtcaaccccctcctccccctccagtCCCCGGAGCCGCCGCGGCCTCTCCAGGGAGGCTCCACAGAGACCCCTAGAGGGCGAGAAGAGGGACGACTGCTGTGATTTTTTCACTCCCTAGGCCGTTTgccatctttttcttcctttttaaaattttttggcagGGCTGCAACGCATGTGggcttttagttccctgacccgggatcgaacccatgccccctgcattggaagcatggactcttcaccaccggaccaccagggaagtcctgccattTGTTTCTTCAGAgtgatttacttttttaaaaatggaaatgccTACTTCAGCCTCATCTTAGCAATATTGGTCAAGAAATCATGGATTTAATGAACtgatgatacatttttttttctttctgatacacATCAAAATGCataaagtaaaaatgtttaaCTACCTTAAGTGGTCTCGAGTGCCTCCAGGGATGCGTGGCCTTGTTTTGGGGACCTGCAATCCACCAGTCATGGGAGTTTTTAGTAACAACCTTTCCACGTTTCCACAGTGGAAAGCCACAGTTATAGCAAGCTGTGCTGGTCCCAGAGGGCTTCCTGCAGGAAGGGGACCCTGATCAGCCCAGGAGGGGCCTGTTTGGCAAACAAGAGCAGGTCAGCAGGGGCTGCAGGAGCAAAGTGGTGGAAGCTGGCCCAGGCCTGGCATGTCTGCGAGAAGAGAGTggccacctttacatgctccccTCTCCTGAAGGCAAACGGCCACCCCATTgcagagaggagaaaactgaagcccaggccCAGATGGGGCTCAGGGGAGGACCCTGCCTCCCGGGCTGGCTGAAAGGACTGTGTGGTCGGGACGCAGTCGTGACATCACCCAGCCTGCCAGACACTGCCGGTGCCCCTGTTCCCTGCTTGCCTGCCGTCCCCTCCTCACAGAGgggcctcctctccccacctgagccccccaccccatgctTCTGCTCTTGACTTCATCTGCCCTGCAGTCCCAGTGCCAGGAGGCCTCCCTTGGGGGTAGGGAACAGTGATGTGGGGATAGGAAAGTCGGGAGCCCACCCCGCCAAGGGAACTGATATGACCACTCAGAACTcattcagaaaaaatgaaaaccgtGAAAACCTGCCGTTCCTGAACGGCTGGGAAGCATCCTGAATCTCGATGACCCTGCCCTGGACTTGGAACCAAGTGGTAATATTCGAGGCCACAGAATTCATACTCGCACCAACGCCCCTAGGCCCGCAGGGGACGGCCTTTGGAAAGGACACGCCGGGTAAACATGGTCGGGGTCTAGCACTgcatccaaccagtccttcctaaaggagatcagtcctgagtgttcactggaaggactgatgctgaggctgaaactccaatactctggccacctgatgcgaaaaactgactcattggaaaagaccctgatgctgggaaagattgaaggcaggacaagaaggggacgacagaggatgagatggttggatggcatcaccgactaaatggatatgagtttgagtaaactccaggagctggtgatggacagggaagcctggggtgctgcagtccgtggggtcgcaaagagttggacctgactgagcagctgaactgaactgaaccgaggtggggggggggggggcggtactGGACGCCTCCTGGTGGGTGCTCTGTGAGCAGTCCTGCGAGGCTTGCTCGGGGCAGACAGGGGTGCGTGCTTTGTATCCGCCCCAGTCCACCCGCGACCCTGGGGCCACTCAGGAGCCAGCGAGCCAGGCCCCACGGGAGGGGCAGAAGCAGGGCTCGGCCGATCGCCAGACCGCCCGTGGTTCGGCTCGCCGCGTTTCGACGCGGCCTTTGAAGGACCGTCCCGTGGCCCCAGCGTGCGCCCTCCGCGCCCTGCCACAGCGGCTCCGTTTCCCCAGGGCGCACACAGCTCGGACAGGCTGCCAGGAGGGCGTAGACTCACCGACCCCCGGAGCTGCCGAGGGAGAAGCCGGGGACCCGCGGGGGTGCCGCGTGACCGGGCCCAGGGCCTCCCGAAGGGGGCGTGtccccgcggccccgccccggccccgccccgccggcgGGGACCGGCGCCACCGCCTCCGTCCCGGAGCCACAGCCTGCGCCGCCGTCGCCGTCTCCGACTCGGCTCGTCCGGccccgtcgccgccgccgccaccatgCCCCGGGGGAGCCGTAGCGTGGCCTCGCGGCCAGCTAGGTAGGAGCCGGCGCGGGCGCCGGGCAGCGGGCGCGGGCTAAGGGCGGCCCGGCAAGGACGCGACAGCGTGACCTTGGTGACGGCCGCGCCATcttggcgggggcggggcggggggccgcCGCTGCGCGTCTAGGACTGTGGTTGCCCGGCCGGGGGTCCGACTAGGAATGACCCCACTTCTCCCCGCATCCCGCAGCCGCCCCGCCGCGCCCTCTGCCGCCCACCCGCCTGCGCACCCGCCGCCCTCGGCCGCGGCCGCGGCCCCCGCCCCGTCGGGCCAGCCCGGCCTGATGGCGCAGATGGCGACCACCGCCGCCGGAGTGGCCGTGGGCTCGGCTGTGGGCCACGTCGTGGGCAGCGCCCTGACCGGAGCCTTCAGTGGGGGGAGCTCAGAGCCCGCCCAGCCTGCAGCCCAGCAGGTGAGCAAGGGCTCagaggaaaatgaggcccgacacAGCGCAGGGTGATGCGCCAGTCCAGAGACGCCCCAAGAAGGGTCCTACTGCTCACTCGGCTGTTGGCCTCGGGTCACTCACAGGCAGGCTCTCCCAACTCATCCCCTGTGGCTAAGGTCCCTAGAACCCCGTAGACAGACACCAACCAGCCCTTTAaagatggggaaaccgaggccctTAGGGGTCACAGACGGCCCAAAGTTGCCCAACCCTAGTAGAAGGGAGGGCTGTTGGAGCTCCTGAGTGCCcgctctcctcccaccccccaccccccaggaggcCCCTTCCTGCGCCCAGGGGTGACTGGTAGTCAGTGAGTTTGGGTCTGCTGACCTGTCCCCCACTGGGCACCCCACCAGTCCTGAGCCACATTTGGGCTTAGTGATGGGGTCAGGGATCACGAGAATCAGCGTGGCTGAGCCAGGAAGGTGTTAGAACCTGTTGGCCTGGAGCTCAAAGCAGCAGCGCCCTGGGCTTTTCTAGACCCAtgtcccacctcccgccccaccTGCTCTGGTTTCCGCACCACTGCAGCAGCGGCAGGGCCTTCCAGAGGGCTGTGGGCTCACCCTGTTTCAGGGATGGAGCCGCTGAGACCTGGGGCACACTACCCGCTAGGGACCCCTGAGGCATCAGAGCCAGGGGTCTGCGGAGGGGCAGCCGCCACCCCCAGCTTCGGAGTCCTCTCCCGGGTGCCCACCCCGAGCTGACCCAGCTGCCTTCTGTGCTGTGCCCCAGGCCCCGGCACGTGCCGCCCCGCAGCCCCTGCAGACGGGGCCCTGTGCCTATGAGATCAGGCAGTTCCTGGACTGCTCCACCACCCAGAGCGACCTGACCCTGTGCGAGGGCTTCAGCGAGGCCCTGAAGCAGTGCAAGTACAACCACGGTGAGCGCCCGCTGCCTGACCTGCGCCGGGGCGGGAGGGGCAGTTCActgctcctgctcctcctggGTGCTCCCATTCCTCCTGGGTGCTCCCACTCATCCTGTGTGCTCCTGGTCCTCCTGGGTGCTCCTGCACTTCCCGGGTTCTCCCGCTCCTCCTGGGTGCTCCTGCTCCTCCTGGGTGCTCCTCTTCCTGGGTGCTCCCGCTCCTCCTGGGTGCTCCTCCTCCCGGGTGCTCCAACTCCTCCTGGGTGCTCCCGCTCCTCCTGGGTGC includes:
- the CHCHD10 gene encoding coiled-coil-helix-coiled-coil-helix domain-containing protein 10, mitochondrial, translating into MPRGSRSVASRPASRPAAPSAAHPPAHPPPSAAAAAPAPSGQPGLMAQMATTAAGVAVGSAVGHVVGSALTGAFSGGSSEPAQPAAQQAPARAAPQPLQTGPCAYEIRQFLDCSTTQSDLTLCEGFSEALKQCKYNHGLSSLP